One window of the Xiphophorus couchianus chromosome 12, X_couchianus-1.0, whole genome shotgun sequence genome contains the following:
- the gle1 gene encoding mRNA export factor GLE1, which produces MPSENLRWETLEALKNSPKGQVTFDPYWSERGEHILAGCKETPSLSTHSAVILERIDSRSLNKSSFLDSSSIDFEEKPASVSSSESKADLNSKISSLSSTPSLKNQPKDVPESLPKLSMLPALNDETRGESPEEREDVSEVPAPPSPPAISLLSPRAMETAGHIIRFQKKQQEKAKVALQERQSLQEKLVESVASTELEHLKRFEELRELKQRQEFQSIRDMMDRETKELMGRQEKLKEEQRHRIKILNLRVRELEQQRHREAELEKQRQAEGRERLRSLNSIQEEILQLNQLLEPSAQTNAHLPAASLASHSLRGNQLCSQVSEVVRKTAEGEFPSVEDMAVAERALCEMRSVIRQMEEEAARVQEKKKKDQEQEEERRKQEVLQAQQEAQKKAEQAAKEKAQKKGLQNNAEESTMKWYKELQNSAAQCAQSFEQLNSPKDAQTKKLKLELQKAATIPVSQISTNSGSQLREIFDRIDKLLSGRAVVSGGKSVSASQHPQGLEFVGYKLAEKFVKQGEEEVASHHEAAFPIGVVASGIWELHPQVGDLILAHLHKKCPYSVPHYPPMKDGTPVDEYQKILGYRVDDCGVEGQDSFLKRMSGMIRLYAAVIQLRWPYGSKQGSVPHGLNHGWRWLAQMLNMEPLADITATLLFDFLEVCGNALMKQYQGQFWKLILLLKDEYFPRIEAVTSSGEMGSVIRLKQFLEMSLQSRQISPPKGQLSATFWRS; this is translated from the exons ATGCCTTCAGAAAATCTACGATGGGAAACTTTAGAGGCCTTAAAAAATTCACCAAAAGGACAAGTGACCTTCGACCCCTACTGGTCAGAGAGAGGAGAG CATATTTTGGCTGGGTGTAAAGAGACCCCCAGCTTGTCCACCCACTCTGCGGTCATATTGGAGCGAATCGACTCTCGGTCGCTGAACAAGTCGTCCTTCTTGGACTCCAGCTCCATTGACTTTGAGGAGAAGCCTGCCTCTGTTTCCTCCTCGGAATCCAAAGCAGATCTCAACAGCAAGATCAGCTCTCTTTCTTCAACTCCGTCTCTGAAAAATCAACCAAAAGAT GTTCCCGAGTCGCTACCAAAGCTTAGCATGCTCCCTGCGCTTAACGATGAGACGAGAGGTGAAAGTCCAGAGGAAAGAGAGGATGTCAGCGAAGTTCCCGCTCCTCCTTCCCCACCCGCCATTTCCTTGCTGTCGCCCAGAGCCATGGAGACGGCCGGCCACATCATCCGCTTCCAGAAGAAGCAGCAAGAGAAGGCCAAG GTGGCGCTCCAAGAGCGGCAATCGTTGCAGGAGAAGCTGGTGGAGTCGGTGGCGAGCACCGAGTTGGAGCACCTGAAGCGCTTCGAGGAGCTGAGGGAGCTGAAGCAGAGGCAGGAGTTCCAGAGTATTCGGGACATGATGGACAGAGA GACCAAAGAGCTCATGGGGCGCCAGGAGAAGCTGAAGGAAGAGCAGCGGCACCGAATAAAG ATCCTGAACCTTCGCGTGAGGGAGCTGGAGCAGCAGCGCCACCGTGAGGCGGAGCTGGAGAAGCAGAGGCAGGCGGAGGGCAGGGAGAGGCTGCGGAGCCTCAACAGCATCCAGGAGGAGATCCTGCAGCTCAACCAGCTGCTGGAGCCGTCCGCCCAGACCAACGCTCACCTTCCGGCGGCCAGCCTCGCCTCACACAGCCTCCGCGGCAACCAGCTGTGCTCCCAGGTGTCGGAGGTCGTGAGAAAGACTGCAGAG GGAGAGTTTCCCAGCGTGGAGGACATGGCTGTGGCGGAGCGAGCGCTCTGCGAGATGAGGTCGGTGATCCGGCagatggaggaggaggcggcCAGGGttcaggagaagaagaagaaggatcaggagcaggaagaagagcGCAGGAAGCAGGAGGTTCTGCAGGCGCAGCAGGAGGCGCAGAAGAAGGCGGAGCAGGCAGCCAAAGAGAAGGCGCAGAAAAAAG GGTTGCAGAACAACGCAGAAGAGAGCACCATGAAGTGGTACAAGGAGCTGCAGAACTCGGCCGCTCAGTGCGCTCAGTCCTTCGAACAACTCAACTCTCCCAAAGACGCTCAG ACGAAGAAGCTGAagctggagctgcagaaagCCGCCACCATCCCCGTCAGCCAGATCTCCACCAACTCCGGGTCGCAGCTCCGGGAGATCTTCGACAGGATCGACAAGCTGCTGTCGGGACGGGCCGTGGTGTCCGGCGGGAAGTCCGTCTCCGCCTCCCAGCATCCTCAGGGCCTGGAGTTCGTCGGCTACAAGCTGGCGGAGAAGTTTGTG AAACAAGGTGAGGAAGAGGTGGCGTCCCACCATGAAGCCGCCTTCCCCATCGGCGTGGTGGCCTCCGGCATCTGGGAGCTGCACCCCCAGGTGGGAGACCTCATCCTGGCTCACCTGCATAAGAAGTGCCCATATTCGGTCCCACACTACCCCCCAATGAAGGACGGCACGCCTGTGGATGAATACCAGAA GATTCTGGGTTACCGTGTGGATGACTGTGGGGTCGAAGGTCAGGACAGTTTTCTGAAGCGGATGTCTGGGATGATCCGTCTCTACGCCGCTGTGATCCAGCTGAGGTGGCCCTACGGCTCTAAGCAGGGG TCTGTTCCTCACGGGCTGAACCACGGCTGGCGCTGGCTGGCCCAGATGCTCAACATGGAGCCTCTGGCTGACATCACAGCAACGCTGCTCTTCGACTTCCTGGAG GTTTGTGGCAACGCCTTGATGAAGCAGTACCAGGGTCAGTTCTGGAAGCTCATCCTGCTGCTGAAAGACGAGTATTTCCCCAG GATCGAAGCGGTGACCAGCAGTGGAGAAATGGGCTCCGTCATCAGGCTGAAGCAGTTCCTCGAG
- the LOC114154523 gene encoding protein SET, translated as MSATATKVSKKELNSNHDGADETSEKEQQEAIEHIDEVQNEIDRLNEQASEEILKVEQKYNKLRQPFFQKRSELIAKIPNFWVTTFVNHPQVSALLGEEDEEALHYLSRVEVTEFEDIKSGYRIDFYFDENPYFENKVLSKEFHLNESGDPSSKSTEIKWKSGKDLTKRSSQTQNKAGRKRQHEEPESFFTWFTDHADAGADELGEVIKDDIWPNPLQYYLVPDMDDEEGEGEEDEEDEEGLEDIDEEGDEDGEDDEEDEGEGEEDEGEDD; from the exons atgtctgcCACGGCGACGAAAGTGAGTAAAAAGGAGCTGAACTCGAACCATGACGGAGCGGACGAGACCTCCG agaaAGAGCAGCAAGAAGCTATTGAACACATTGATGAAGTTCAAAATGAAATTGACAG GTTGAATGAGCAGGCCAGTGAGGAGATCCTGAAAGTAGAACAGAAATACAACAAACTCCGTCAGCCATTCTTTCAGAAGAGGTCAGAGCTGATTGCCAAAATTCCCAACTTCTGGGTCACCACGTTTGTCAACCATCCACAAG TATCTGCTCTACTGGgggaggaggatgaagaagcGCTTCACTACCTGAGCCGAGTGGAGGTGACAGAGTTTGAAGACATCAAGTCGGGCTACAGAATAGATTTT TATTTTGATGAAAATCCGTACTTTGAAAACAAAGTACTATCCAAAGAGTTCCATCTGAACGAGAGTGGAGACCCATCTTCAAAGTCAACAGAAATCAAATGGAAATCAGGAAAG GATCTCACCAAGCGGTCCAGTCAGACACAGAACAAGGCCGGCAGGAAGAGGCAACATGAAGAACCTGAGAGTTTCTTCACTTGGTTCACCGACCATGCTGATGCCGGTGCTGACGAGCTTGGGGAGGTTATCAAGGACGACATCTGGCCAAACCCCCTGCAGTACTACCTG gtTCCAGACATGGATGATGAAGAGGGTGAAggtgaggaggatgaagaggacgAGGAAGGTCTGGAGGACATTGATGAGGAGGGGGATGAAGATGGagaggatgatgaagaggatgaaggagaaggagag GAGGATGAGGGAGAAGACGACTAA
- the LOC114154434 gene encoding uncharacterized protein LOC114154434, whose translation MTSLLLAFWSYWETATRSTSRLLLGVQWNNFFHFIVFALLFFHPSHSCAADPPQHGTSTDTLILCRACGHEVAFGTDIHFVPSRMALSSRNDTSVGGRRIHIQLFENPQGLQFEVMVFKKADVIKHWPADSHFSWYPGFSWTVATCPRCKNHLGWGFQPNSWPETVTNNKFQESENTFLALIAHRILREDFASSLLMTPKSFTS comes from the exons ATGACTT CTTTATTGTTAGCTTTTTGGTCATACTGGGAAACAGCCACGAGGTCAACGAGCCGACTGCTGCTCGGAGTGCAATGGAACAACTTTTTCCACTTTATCGTCTTTGCGCTCCTGTTTTTCCACCCCTCACACTCGTGTGCTGCCGACCCACCGCAGCACGGAACTAGCACCGACACGCTAATATTATGTAGGGCATGTGGACACGAAGTGGCGTTCGGCACGGACATCCACTTCGTCCCCAGTCGCATGGCACTATCCAGCCGCAACGACACGTCAGTGGGTGGTCGAAGGATCCACATCCAGCTCTTCGAGAACCCCCAGGGACTCCAGTTCGAGGTGATGGTGTTTAAAAAAGCGGACGTTATTAAGCATTGGCCGGCCGACAGCCACTTCTCCTGGTACCCCGGGTTCTCTTGGACCGTAGCTACCTGCCCTAGGTGTAAAAATCATTTAG GTTGGGGCTTCCAGCCAAACAGTTGGCCTGAGACCGTCACAAACAACAAGTTTCAAGAGTCTGAAAACACCTTTTTGGCTTTAATCGCTCACAGAATATTGAGAGAAGACTTTGCATCAAGTCTGCTAATGACTCCCAAATCCTTTACAAGCTGA
- the LOC114155186 gene encoding outer dense fiber protein 2-like — translation MKTRGSPPAPPPIHVHVADSIPIHVHMRRSPTRTPPGTDASVKRDGSRPKIRTPWIPPGILSCKRIIGSNQSQTSRSQIQSDSGIRNRQDAGQQEEEQHAVSEDLRVLLKEHGASKTSESCDRQRNADVLLRTLVEAEIDGVAVVNQLTALKETIDSLAKEKRLTKLHTSALGRQQKLLLEKIEMFDQTNHSLRDHLRDWSVYEKQLVMWPTERDTLRKKLADTETENLRLAAELSNKEKHASKLSEHLDFEKGNLKTTEELSRILDSTRSHLVNQLEQSEAEKVRLAAQIQKMQQSQERLLEQIRDLQDELETLKMKKAQDDKQWKEERESLSVITLHADRAEEAVRQLEKKLQEKEMELSLAVSVSKDWCHRHSIEAAEKRHREEEISTVKQKLIDLNSRFRAVEEKNRAEREELRNQLQHLNAENASTKLENQTLRRELASSDEKLKGLQSEARELKSSMKKSENLVEKFKQKVHQARLESEEYCLKLETTQREAREQRARLENEKEQVKRELLNRVQEFEALPEKLKRIEQQLREAQDDTNTYERRNLEHHAVLSEVRHKVEHQGAQLETVQQRNLLLQEENNVLKEKINNLERKLEDMNAENRAMSQAVSMKEGGIRSLQQQLEEKTYECTVVSQQLQETLGNTQRQVDDSIQRLLAKEKASQSTSLELQNQLSRAKLELSQLQRSKEDMERRFHSQLQNLRERLDQSDSTNRSLQNYVQFLRNSYKNVYGDCLLSTTDPFPEQ, via the exons ATGAAAACTAGAGGTTCACCACCAGCTCCGCCACCGATTCACGTTCACGTAGCGGATAGCATACCTATTCATGTTCATATGAGGAGGAGTCCCACCAGAACACCACCG GGAACTGATGCTTCAGTGAAACGAGATGGAAGCAGGCCAAAGATCCGGACGCCCTGGATTCCTCCAGGAATACTCTCGTGCAAGAGGATTATTGGCTCCAACCAGTCTCAG ACCAGCAGATCACAGATTCAGTCAGACAGTGGGATCAGGAATCGGCAAGATGCagggcagcaggaggaagagcagcatGCAGTTTCTGAAGACCTCAGGGTCCTGCTGAAGGAACATGGCGCTTCAAAGAC GTCGGAGTCTTGCGATCGTCAAAGAAATGCAGATGTGCTCCTCAGGACGCTTGTAGAGGCAGAAATCGATGGTGTAGCTGTGGTTAATCAGCTGACAGCTTTGAAGGAAACCATTGACAGCCTTGCTAAG GAGAAGCGGCTGACGAAGCTTCACACATCCGCTCTGGGGCGGCAGCAGAAGCTGTTGCTGGAGAAAATAGAGATGTTTGATCAAACAAATCACAGCCTTCGGGATCACCTCAGGGACTGGAGCGTCTACGAG AAACAGTTGGTGATGTGGCCGACGGAGAGAGACACCTTGAGGAAGAAGCTGGCTGACACCGAAACAGAAAACCTG CGACTTGCCGCTGAACTCTCAAACAAGGAGAAACATGCTTCGAAGCTCTCTGAGCATCTGGACTTTGAAAAG GGCAACTTGAAGACGACCGAAGAGCTTTCAAGGATCCTGGACTCGACCCGCAGCCACCTGGTGAACCAGCTGGAGCAATCTGAGGCGGAAAAGGTCCGCCTGGCCGCTCAGATCCAG AAGATGCAGCAAAGTCAGGAGCGTCTGCTGGAGCAGATCCGGGATCTCCAGGACGAGCTGGAGACCCTGAAGATGAAGAAGGCGCAGGATGACAAGCAGTGGAAAGAAGAGCGGGAGTCGCTTAGTGTGATCACGCTGCACGCCGACCGAGCGGAGGAGGCAGTGAGGCAGCTGGAAAAGAAACTACAGGAGAAG GAGATGGAGCTGTCTCTCGCTGTGTCCGTGTCCAAAGACTGGTGTCACCGTCACTCGATAGAAGCAGCTGAGAAACGGCACCGGGAGGAAGAAATCTCGACTGTCAAACA GAAGCTCATCGATCTGAACTCTCGGTTTCGCGCAGTGGAGGAGAAGAATCGGGCCGAGAGAGAGGAGCTCAGAAATCAGCTTCAGCACCTCAACGCGGAGAACGCCTCCACCAAGCTGGAGAACCAAACGCTCAGG AGAGAGTTGGCGTCGAGTGACGAGAAATTAAAGGGACTTCAATCTGAGGCACGTGAGCTGAAATCATCAATGAAAAAGTCTGAGAACCTGGTggagaaattcaagcagaag GTTCATCAGGCTCGCCTGGAGTCAGAGGAGTACTGTCTGAAGCTGGAGACGACGCAGCGGGAGGCCCGGGAGCAGAGGGCGCGCCTGGAGAACGAGAAGGAACAAGTGAAACGGGAGCTGCTGAACCGGGTGCAGGAGTTCGAGGCGCTGCCGGAGAAACTGAAGCGGATCGAGCAGCAGCTCCGAGAAGCCCAGGACGACACTAACACCTACGAGAGGAGGAACCTGGAGCATCATGCTGTCCTGTCTGAAGTCAGACACAAG GTCGAGCACCAAGGTGCTCAGCTGGAAACGGTTCAGCAGAggaatctgctgctgcaggaggaaaacaacGTCCTGAAGGAGAAAATTAACAACCTAGAgag GAAGCTGGAGGATATGAATGCAGAAAACAGAGCGATGTCCCAGGCTGTCAGCATGAAGGAAGGAGGCATCCGCAgccttcagcagcagctggaggagaaaacATACGAGTGCACCGTCGTgtcccagcagctgcaggaaacTCTGGGCAACACTCAAAGACAG GTGGACGACAGCATACAGCGACTTCTGGCCAAAGAGAAAGCATCACAGTCCACATCATTGGAGCTGCAGAACCAGCTGAGTCGGGCCAAATTGGAGCTGAGTCAGCTGCAGCGAAGCAAGGAGGAC ATGGAGCGCCGCTTCCATTCTCAACTTCAGAACTTGAGGGAGCGACTGGACCAGTCGGATTCCACAAACCGCAGTTTGCAGAACTACGTTCAGTTTCTGAGAAACTCGTATAAAAATGTCTACGGAGACTGCTTGCTGAGCACCACTGATCCGTTCCCGGAGCAATAA